One Dermacentor silvarum isolate Dsil-2018 chromosome 10, BIME_Dsil_1.4, whole genome shotgun sequence genomic window carries:
- the LOC119466512 gene encoding uncharacterized protein LOC119466512 — protein sequence MLGIREMVLLASCTFSAGVALSYAGNAFLKASTGKCAPQPDSYGIGSRATCTFTRVLDIDSHRIPPEIPSVKCKCPGNLCSPMGDFRCQEVREKIKVSYPLWNGGSQWSVQNKTIDVTTACICAMNRAIKVMTTWTGLWT from the coding sequence ATGCTCGGAATTCGGGAGATGGTTCTTCTGGCCTCCTGCACATTCTCAGCGGGCGTCGCCCTCAGTTACGCCGGTAATGCGTTCCTCAAAGCCTCGACTGGGAAGTGCGCTCCGCAGCCTGATTCGTACGGCATCGGAAGCAGGGCGACGTGCACCTTCACCAGGGTCCTGGACATCGACTCTCACAGAATTCCGCCAGAGATACCCAGCGTCAAGTGCAAGTGTCCTGGAAACCTGTGCAGCCCCATGGGGGACTTCCGGTGCCAGGAAGTCAGAGAGAAAATCAAAGTGTCCTACCCACTCTGGAACGGCGGCTCCCAGTGGTCAGTGCAGAACAAGACCATAGACGTGACCACGGCCTGCATTTGCGCCATGAATCGAGCCATCAAGGTGATGACGACGTGGACAGGACTTTGGACGTGA